Below is a genomic region from Hallerella porci.
TGTAATGCGTTCTTTTGCCGTGGGACGAAGCACGGGGCGTTCAATTTCGCCTTTCGCATTTTCAAATTCGACATCGTCCGCGGGGACTGTCGCATCTTTTGCTTCTTGCTGCGAATTGGCATTTCCCGATTCCGGATTCGTAACATCATCGATAATCGAACGGCGATGGACTCTTGTGCGATCGACGAATGTCGGATCATCGAGGCCGCCTTTCGGCGTTTTGAAACGATTTTCTTCGCGGATTTTTTCGAGCTGACGCGTTATCGCTTCTTGACGATTTCTTAAGAAGAGGAAAACGCCGCCGAGAATGACGATGAGTAAAATGAGTCCGCCGATGATAAACAAAAAGGCATTCGAACTAGAATTTTCTTTTTCGCTTTTTGCATTTTCGGTGACCTCACTTTTGGTTGCCTTTCCTTCGGGTTCTAAATTGCGCATCGCAATTAAAACTCCCCACAAAGAATCTCGCGTTTTAATCGCAATTTCTTTTGCCGCAGGATCTTCGGCGGCAGCAAATACAGCCATATCGGCTTCGTCAATTTCTTCACGAATGGCTAAGTAGCGTCCTCCATCCAGCTTAGGCTCAAACGGATCCGCTTTTAAAAAAGCGAAAAGCGCAATAGCAAGCACCAAAAGGACTGCGGGAACGATAAACTTTTTCATAACGGGAAATTTACAAAAATTTCGGCGATTTTTCACGCAAAAAGCCCGGCGTTAGCCGGGCTTTTGAATTGACTTTTCCGATTATTTTCCAGTGACCAGTTTGCGGCAATCTTCGAAGAATGGGTTCGAATCATGCGGACCTGGAGCAGCTTCGGGGTGGAATTGCACTGCGATCATCGGGAATTTTTTCGAGCGGAATCCTTCGATGGATTGATCGTTCAAATTGATATGCGTCACTTCCAAAGATTCGGGGTCAATGGAATTTTCCAAGACGGCGAAGTTATGGTTTTGCGACGTTACCATCACACGACCTGTATCCATAAATTTCACCGGATGGTTTCCGCCGTGGTGACCGAATTTAAGACGACCGGTTTGCGCACCGTTTGCAAGTCCTAAAATCTGATGGCCCAAGCAAATTCCCATCACCGGAACTTTTCCAAGGATTGCTTTTGCATTCTTCACCGCATCCTTGACGCCCGCAGGATCGCCCGGCCCATTGGAGAAGAAAACTGCATCCGGTTTCATCGCAAGCACTTCTTCGGCGGGAGTGTAAGCCGGCACAACGGTGACTTTAAAACCTTGCATCCGCAAGTTGCGCAAAATATTCCGCTTGATGCCGAAATCGTAAGCGACGAGTTTCAAATCAGCCGGCGGAAGTTCTTTCGGCATGCCGAAATCATTTACAAAACTGTCCGAGAATTCGTACTTCGTTTTGCAAGTGACCGTTTCGACCATATCGATTCCATCCAAGCCCGCCCAAGCTTTTGCTTTGGCGACGCCTTCTTCGGCAGAGACGCTTCCCGATGTGCAAATGAAACCTTTGAGAGTTCCTTTTTCACGGAGAAGAAGTGTGAGCGCACGCGTATCAATTCCAGCGAGAGCCGGGATGCCGTAGCGTTTCAAAGCATCCGTTAAAGATTCTTCGGAACGCCAGTTCGAATCCGCGTTAATTTGCTGCACGAGAAGTCCCGCCGCTTGGAATTTTTCGCTTTCCATGTCGGCTTGGTTAATGCCGACGTTTCCGATTTCTGTTTCGGTGAGAGTCACAAACTGGCCCGCGTAAGAAGGATCCGAAAGGATTTCTTCGTAGCCCGAAAGCGATGTGTTGAACACAACTTCACCAAAGGAATCGACAGGAGCGCCCATCGAGTAACCGTAAAAGACGCTACCGTCTGCGAGAGCGAGGAATGCCTTGCGTTCGCGCTGAATTTTCCATTTTTCTTGTAATGTCATTTTGTGCGGTCCTTCTTAAACGTTTACCTTCGGAGCGTGACGTTGATATTCTTGGATGGAGCAAACTTCCACGCCAAATTTTCCGTCGCCCGATTCACCCTTCATATCTTCCAAGCCTTCGACTGTTGCGCGAAGCGCGTCGATGGTCGTCGTGATTGGAATGCCGCGGAGAATGCAAGTGGAGCGAATTTTCGCTTCGTCCTTGGCGGCTTTTGCGCCCGGCGTCGGCGTGTTCACAATCCATGCGAGATCTTTTTCGTCAATCAAATCCAAAACATTCGGGCGACCATCCGAGATGCGGAAAACGCCGTGAGTTTTGATGCCATGATTGCGGAGAACTGTACTTGTTCCGCGGGTGGAGTAAATTTCGAAGCCGAGTTTCACAAGGCGCTGAGCATAAGGAACGACCGTTTCTTGGTCTGCATCCTTGACGCTGAGGAAAATATTTCCCTTCATCGGCACATAGTTGCCTGCACCCACTTGGCTCTTAATGTAAGCCATCGAATGTCTGTAATCGAGGCCCATGACTTCGCCAGTCGATTTCATTTCCGGAGAAAGAATCACATCGACACCCGGGAAGCGGGCGAACGGGAACACGGCTTCTTTCACCGCATAATATTTCGGCGTAAAGAGTTTCGTATAACCGAGATCTTTGAGCTTCTTCCCTGCCATCACGAGAGCGGCAAGTTTTGCAAACGGAATGCCCGTCGCCTTCGAAACAAACGGAACTGTGCGCGATGCGCGCGGGTTCACTTCGATCACGTAAATATCATCGCCGTGCACAGCAAATTGCACATTCATCAAACCGACAACATGCAATTCTCGTGCAAAGTCAATGGCGAGTTTACGCAGACGCGCTTGAATTTCTTTGGAGAATGTCGGAGGCGGAATCGTGCAAGCCGAGTCGCCAGAGTGAATGCCCGCAAGTTCGATGTGTTCCATGATGCCGCAA
It encodes:
- the carA gene encoding glutamine-hydrolyzing carbamoyl-phosphate synthase small subunit, translated to MTLQEKWKIQRERKAFLALADGSVFYGYSMGAPVDSFGEVVFNTSLSGYEEILSDPSYAGQFVTLTETEIGNVGINQADMESEKFQAAGLLVQQINADSNWRSEESLTDALKRYGIPALAGIDTRALTLLLREKGTLKGFICTSGSVSAEEGVAKAKAWAGLDGIDMVETVTCKTKYEFSDSFVNDFGMPKELPPADLKLVAYDFGIKRNILRNLRMQGFKVTVVPAYTPAEEVLAMKPDAVFFSNGPGDPAGVKDAVKNAKAILGKVPVMGICLGHQILGLANGAQTGRLKFGHHGGNHPVKFMDTGRVMVTSQNHNFAVLENSIDPESLEVTHINLNDQSIEGFRSKKFPMIAVQFHPEAAPGPHDSNPFFEDCRKLVTGK